A genomic segment from Pseudomonas sp. M30-35 encodes:
- a CDS encoding translocation/assembly module TamB domain-containing protein → MNRLLKRSLWAVLAVALILLIAMTSLLGTQAGSRWLLGQVPGLQLENFSGRLAGYWRADALTWQQEATVVDVKEPQFEWSPGCLMRMTLCIDQLKAQAITLQLPASTDEPSSGPITLPELNLPVAIELGDIEVGRLQLNGVEQLQGLQLVAHWTAEGLKIDKLDLQREDLSVALTGLLQPSGNWPITVTGDINLPSPDSGPWKLVVNISGDLQQTLNIDAQSSGYLPGHLTGELQALAENLPAKLQLKADGFKGSAALPDTLYLNKVLLTAEGDLKQGYTINGNAQLPGDGGDIGLLLQGLVTGQGANISQLQLSADDQRKLDLDAEMSWSDGFSVDASFDWQDFPWLMLYPLETPPPVTVKTLKGDISFADGNYLGNIDANLLGPAGAFSVKTPVSGDLIQVHLPDLQVVAGQGKAQGRVQVGFADGVSWDTQLQLTDLDPAYWLAEMPGTLAGPLASKGQLKNETLNLSAALDINGKLRGQTAQLKVDATGAGQSWNLSALHIKLGENSINGSGALDKTLSGQLRLNLPRLGQLWPGLQGQVNGQVDVAGSLKAPQGKLTLKGQQIAYTDQRINSLDLDATLNSAQQANLQLVAEGIALGETQLGRLDAKAQGNQQRQGLTLNLKGPMLETSLALQGVLNDKGAWRGTLDNGQIKSGGQDWRLQQAAKLERLANGQITLGKHCWRSGSASLCGEDQRLMPDPRIRYQLKGFPLDSLAKWFPDDFAWKGQLDAAIKLDIPSTGPSGQITLDAGRGSWRVRNAGEWNDFNYDNLRLVSDLKPTQIASTLQLSGPKIGQLNVQAKLDPRPGTRPISGTFNLQGVDISLARPFVPMVDTLTGRLSGNGTLSGTLLAPLVNGRVQLSEAEISGGQLPTPFEDLQLLALINGQNLQLTGGWRSGEKGAGKLKGNLAWGDGLAGQLNISAKQLPVNVEPYAALEVEPDITIVVANEQMSVRGKVLVPRGSIEVRELPPSTVQVSSDARIVGSQAADSKPVAIVMDVDVIVGQDLLKFSGFGLKADIAGDVHIGNDLDTRGVLNLNNGKFNAYGQKLTIRRARLLFAGPIDQPYLDVEAIRTVDDVVAGLRLTGNAAEPKSEVFSEPAMSQNQALSYLILGRPIGDSGDNNLIGQAVVAMSLKGGSPFAGNVAQTLGIQDFQLDSEGSGDSTSVVASGKLSERLSLRYGVGVFEPVNTVALRYELTKRLYLEAASGLASSLDIFFKRDF, encoded by the coding sequence GTGAATCGTCTGTTGAAGCGCAGCCTTTGGGCGGTACTGGCAGTAGCCCTGATATTGCTGATCGCAATGACCAGCCTGCTAGGCACGCAAGCGGGGAGTCGCTGGCTGCTGGGCCAAGTGCCGGGGTTACAACTCGAAAACTTCAGTGGCCGTTTGGCTGGGTATTGGCGGGCTGATGCACTGACTTGGCAACAAGAGGCAACGGTTGTCGATGTAAAAGAGCCGCAATTTGAGTGGTCACCAGGTTGTCTGATGCGCATGACCTTGTGTATCGACCAGCTCAAGGCGCAAGCCATTACGTTGCAGCTGCCAGCCAGCACTGATGAACCCAGTAGCGGGCCGATAACCCTGCCTGAGTTGAACCTGCCTGTTGCGATAGAACTGGGTGATATTGAAGTGGGGCGTTTGCAGCTCAACGGCGTTGAGCAACTTCAGGGCTTGCAGTTGGTGGCGCATTGGACCGCTGAAGGCTTGAAGATTGATAAGTTGGATCTGCAGCGTGAAGATTTAAGCGTTGCCCTGACAGGTTTGCTCCAACCAAGCGGTAACTGGCCGATCACGGTCACGGGCGATATAAATCTGCCGTCACCCGATAGCGGTCCATGGAAGCTGGTGGTGAATATCAGCGGTGATTTACAACAGACCCTGAATATAGATGCACAAAGTAGCGGTTATTTGCCGGGGCATTTGACCGGTGAACTGCAAGCCTTGGCTGAAAATCTGCCCGCAAAATTGCAGCTCAAGGCCGATGGTTTTAAAGGCAGCGCGGCTTTGCCTGACACGCTGTACTTGAACAAGGTTTTACTGACCGCCGAAGGTGACCTGAAGCAGGGTTACACAATCAACGGTAATGCACAGTTGCCGGGTGATGGCGGTGATATTGGCTTGCTGTTGCAAGGTCTGGTGACTGGCCAGGGTGCAAACATTTCGCAGCTGCAACTCAGTGCAGATGACCAGCGCAAACTCGACCTCGATGCCGAGATGAGTTGGAGTGATGGCTTCAGCGTCGACGCCAGTTTCGATTGGCAGGACTTCCCTTGGCTGATGCTTTATCCGCTGGAAACGCCACCGCCGGTAACGGTTAAAACTCTCAAGGGCGATATCAGCTTTGCTGACGGAAACTACTTGGGAAACATCGATGCCAATCTGCTTGGGCCAGCAGGGGCGTTCAGTGTGAAAACCCCCGTGAGTGGCGATCTGATCCAAGTGCATCTGCCTGACTTACAGGTCGTAGCTGGGCAGGGTAAGGCACAGGGTCGGGTTCAGGTTGGGTTTGCGGATGGGGTTAGCTGGGATACTCAACTGCAACTCACTGACCTCGACCCCGCGTATTGGCTGGCGGAGATGCCGGGCACCTTGGCTGGGCCGCTTGCCAGCAAAGGTCAGTTGAAAAATGAAACGCTCAATCTGAGCGCCGCTTTAGACATTAACGGCAAGCTGCGTGGGCAGACCGCACAGCTTAAAGTCGATGCTACAGGCGCGGGGCAGTCGTGGAATCTGAGTGCCCTGCATATCAAACTTGGCGAAAACAGCATCAACGGCAGCGGCGCTCTGGATAAAACCCTGAGCGGCCAGTTACGTTTGAATCTACCGCGTCTTGGCCAGCTCTGGCCTGGGCTGCAAGGTCAGGTCAACGGCCAAGTTGATGTGGCCGGCAGCCTCAAAGCGCCGCAGGGCAAGCTAACGCTGAAAGGCCAGCAAATTGCCTACACCGATCAGCGAATCAACAGCCTCGATCTTGATGCGACCTTGAACAGTGCACAGCAAGCAAACCTGCAGCTGGTTGCTGAGGGTATTGCCCTTGGCGAAACCCAGCTTGGGCGCTTGGATGCCAAGGCCCAAGGTAATCAACAACGTCAGGGGCTGACGCTGAACCTCAAAGGCCCAATGCTCGAAACATCCCTGGCCTTGCAAGGGGTGTTGAATGACAAAGGTGCTTGGCGCGGCACGTTGGACAACGGTCAGATCAAAAGTGGTGGACAAGATTGGCGCTTGCAGCAAGCCGCTAAGTTGGAACGTCTGGCTAATGGTCAAATTACCTTGGGCAAGCATTGCTGGCGCTCAGGCAGTGCTTCGTTATGTGGCGAAGACCAGCGTTTAATGCCTGATCCGCGAATTCGTTATCAACTTAAAGGCTTTCCGTTAGACAGCTTGGCCAAGTGGTTCCCAGATGATTTCGCCTGGAAAGGGCAGTTGGATGCGGCAATCAAACTCGACATCCCCAGCACCGGACCCAGTGGGCAAATTACGCTGGATGCCGGGCGCGGCTCATGGCGGGTGCGTAACGCGGGCGAGTGGAATGATTTCAATTATGACAACCTGCGTCTGGTCAGTGATTTGAAACCAACCCAGATCGCCAGCACATTACAGCTGAGTGGGCCGAAGATCGGTCAACTCAATGTTCAGGCCAAGCTGGATCCGCGGCCCGGTACGCGACCGATATCAGGCACCTTCAATTTACAGGGCGTCGACATTTCGCTCGCCAGACCTTTTGTGCCGATGGTCGATACCTTGACTGGTCGCCTCAGTGGTAACGGTACGTTGTCGGGCACGCTGCTAGCGCCGCTGGTTAATGGTCGTGTTCAATTGAGTGAAGCTGAGATCTCCGGTGGCCAGTTACCGACCCCGTTTGAAGACTTGCAACTGCTAGCCTTGATCAATGGGCAGAACCTGCAACTGACTGGCGGCTGGCGCAGTGGGGAGAAGGGCGCCGGTAAGTTAAAAGGTAACCTGGCTTGGGGAGACGGTCTTGCCGGGCAGTTGAACATCAGCGCCAAACAGTTGCCGGTCAATGTTGAGCCTTATGCAGCGCTGGAGGTAGAGCCGGATATCACGATCGTCGTTGCCAATGAGCAAATGTCGGTTCGTGGCAAGGTTCTGGTACCGCGCGGCAGTATCGAGGTGCGTGAGTTGCCACCTTCAACGGTGCAGGTATCGAGCGATGCGCGGATCGTTGGCAGTCAAGCAGCAGACAGCAAACCCGTCGCTATCGTCATGGACGTTGATGTGATCGTCGGCCAGGACTTGCTCAAGTTCAGTGGCTTCGGGCTCAAGGCTGACATCGCCGGTGACGTGCACATTGGCAATGATCTGGATACCCGCGGCGTGCTCAACTTGAACAACGGCAAGTTCAACGCTTATGGCCAGAAATTGACAATCCGCCGTGCACGCCTGCTGTTTGCTGGGCCGATAGACCAGCCGTATCTGGATGTTGAAGCGATTCGTACTGTCGATGATGTGGTGGCCGGGTTACGTCTGACGGGAAATGCTGCTGAGCCGAAAAGCGAGGTGTTCTCGGAGCCTGCAATGAGCCAGAACCAGGCGCTCAGCTACCTGATTTTGGGGCGGCCGATTGGAGATAGCGGTGACAATAACCTGATCGGTCAGGCTGTTGTCGCGATGAGCCTTAAAGGCGGCTCACCGTTTGCCGGTAATGTTGCGCAAACCCTCGGTATTCAAGACTTCCAACTCGACAGTGAAGGCAGTGGCGACAGCACCAGCGTAGTTGCCAGCGGCAAGCTGTCGGAACGGCTCAGTTTGCGCTACGGCGTCGGGGTGTTTGAGCCGGTGAATACCGTGGCCCTGCGCTATGAATTGACCAAGCGCCTATACCTTGAGGCCGCCAGTGGCTTAGCCAGTTCGCTGGATATTTTCTTCAAGCGTGATTTCTGA
- a CDS encoding autotransporter assembly complex family protein, producing MIAVKKLCAGVALMVFCASVLAESRLRVSVQPANKELKANVEGYIGSLGERNADALQRFSLVAQGQAEKAAQALGYYQAQITTEVVESTPPQLNVTINPGEPVHLRNVVVRVDGPAAQLSQFKLPKGARLKSGDVLNHGTYDAAKRHILNQGSRYGFFAGKFTSQQLDIDPRAGIADVSLIYESGPRYTFGDVGFNGDYDLDNDLLQRMVPFKPNTPYNSDKIAELYQALRSSDYFEIVQVDANPSQAVGETIPVVVQLSARKPRSMGIGLGFSTDVGPRGRANWTRHYANPQGHSYGAELELSAPRQNVSVFYDIPLDPPLTDKLRFVGGYQYEDLPDTDTLSNLITVGPEWHSQLDNGWQRVISLKWQREEYELGDDSGLSTLLLPGISYAYLQSDSQVDPSQGYRLQFDLAAGKEGLGSDSDVVHSNALAKGLYTLARKHRFLGRAQIGGTESNGFSNVPPSLRFFAGGDQSVRGYDYDSLSPENSDGDKIGGRYLVAGSVEYQYSVAEKWRVATFFDQGNSFNDLEFPSLKKSFGFGVRWISPLGPLRLDLAKPINPGKDDDDGIHIHFSMGPEL from the coding sequence ATGATTGCGGTGAAAAAGCTTTGCGCCGGAGTGGCGCTCATGGTGTTCTGCGCCAGTGTGTTGGCTGAATCTCGTCTTAGAGTTTCCGTTCAACCGGCGAATAAAGAACTAAAAGCCAACGTGGAAGGCTATATCGGTTCGCTCGGTGAGCGTAATGCCGATGCGTTGCAGCGTTTTAGTCTAGTGGCCCAAGGCCAAGCCGAGAAAGCTGCTCAGGCCCTTGGCTATTATCAAGCGCAGATCACCACCGAAGTTGTTGAATCAACCCCGCCGCAACTCAACGTCACGATCAACCCCGGCGAGCCTGTGCATCTGCGCAATGTCGTGGTGCGTGTTGATGGGCCTGCTGCACAGCTCAGTCAATTTAAATTACCCAAGGGCGCGCGCCTCAAGTCGGGTGATGTGCTCAACCATGGTACGTATGACGCGGCTAAGCGGCACATTCTTAACCAAGGTTCTCGCTATGGCTTTTTCGCTGGAAAATTCACCAGCCAGCAGCTTGATATTGACCCGCGTGCCGGTATTGCCGATGTTTCACTGATTTATGAAAGCGGCCCGCGCTATACCTTTGGCGACGTTGGCTTCAACGGTGACTACGACCTCGATAATGATTTGCTGCAACGTATGGTGCCGTTCAAACCGAATACACCCTATAACTCAGACAAAATTGCCGAGCTCTATCAAGCGCTGCGTTCAAGCGATTACTTTGAGATCGTGCAGGTCGATGCTAATCCGTCGCAGGCAGTAGGCGAAACGATTCCTGTGGTTGTCCAGCTTTCAGCGCGCAAGCCTCGCAGTATGGGCATTGGTTTGGGTTTCTCAACGGACGTGGGACCACGGGGGCGGGCTAACTGGACGCGCCATTACGCCAACCCGCAGGGCCACAGCTATGGTGCTGAATTGGAACTGTCGGCGCCACGCCAAAACGTCAGTGTGTTTTATGACATCCCGCTGGATCCACCGCTAACCGACAAACTCAGATTTGTCGGTGGTTATCAGTACGAAGACCTGCCGGATACCGATACCCTGAGTAATCTGATCACCGTTGGCCCGGAGTGGCATAGCCAGCTTGATAATGGCTGGCAGCGGGTTATTTCGCTGAAGTGGCAACGTGAGGAGTACGAACTGGGTGACGACTCTGGTTTGAGCACTTTGCTGTTGCCGGGGATCAGCTATGCCTATTTGCAGAGCGATAGTCAGGTTGATCCGAGTCAGGGCTATCGTCTGCAGTTCGACCTTGCGGCCGGTAAGGAAGGTCTGGGTTCTGACTCCGATGTGGTGCATTCCAATGCATTGGCGAAAGGCCTTTACACCCTGGCCAGGAAACACCGGTTTTTGGGCCGGGCGCAGATCGGTGGAACTGAGTCGAATGGCTTCAGCAATGTGCCACCGTCGTTACGTTTTTTCGCCGGTGGCGACCAAAGTGTGCGCGGTTACGATTACGACAGCCTTTCGCCTGAAAACTCGGATGGCGACAAGATTGGTGGTCGCTACCTGGTCGCAGGCTCGGTCGAATACCAATACAGCGTCGCCGAGAAATGGCGTGTCGCAACGTTCTTCGACCAAGGCAACTCGTTTAACGATTTGGAGTTTCCGTCGCTTAAAAAATCCTTTGGTTTCGGCGTGCGCTGGATTTCGCCTTTGGGTCCATTGCGTTTAGACCTGGCCAAGCCGATCAACCCAGGCAAAGACGATGACGACGGCATCCATATTCACTTCTCGATGGGGCCAGAGCTGTGA